One window of the Saccopteryx bilineata isolate mSacBil1 chromosome 2, mSacBil1_pri_phased_curated, whole genome shotgun sequence genome contains the following:
- the SERTAD4 gene encoding SERTA domain-containing protein 4 encodes MTLVLSMNRFCEPIVSEGAAEIAGYQTLWEADSYGGPSPPGPAQAPLQGDRGAGPPLAGSHYRGISNPITTSKITYFKRKYVEEEDFHPPLSSCSHKTISIFEERAHILYMSLEKLKFIDDPEVYLRRSVLINNLMKRIHGEIIMQNNWCFPACSFNGAPAQEWFMAQDCPYRKRPRMAKEECEKIHACCFYQDCGGHYLNLPLSVNANVGSASTTASSSSSSSSSSSSSSPSSSPSPLPLPSCSHQVDFDVGSAPIYKCDGQIPANEIFVTNARPLGVQEKAKLNDEKANNDTNRDGSPLSHEPVGNDLAFECKGQFYDYLETGYNEKNSVSESWKKSLRKKEPPPSNKLCCSKRK; translated from the exons ATGACTCTGGTTCTGTCCATGAATAGATTCTGCGAGCCCATTGTCTCGGAAGGAGCTGCTGAAATTGCAGGGTATCAGACACTATGGGAGGCTGACAGCTATGGAGGCCCGAGCCCCCCAGGGCCAGCACAGGCTCCTCTGCAGGGAGACCGGGGAGCTGGCCCCCCTCTGGCAG GATCACATTACAGGGGAATTTCAAATCCTATAACAACATCCAAGATCACATACTTTAAGAGGAAGTATGTGGAAGAAGAGGATTTTCACCCACCACTCAGCAGCTGTAGCCATAAA acCATCTCAATTTTTGAGGAACGAGCCCACATCCTTTATATGTCCTTAGAAAAGCTAAAGTTTATCGATGATCCTGAAGTGTACCTCCGAAGATCTGTCCTTATAAACAATTTGATGAAAAGGATCCATGGAGAAATTATCATGCAGAATAACTGGTGTTTCCCTGCCTGCTCTTTCAATGGCGCCCCTGCCCAAGAATGGTTCATGGCTCAGGACTGTCCTTACCGGAAACGACCGCGGATGGCCAAAGAGGAGTGTGAGAAGATCCATGCCTGCTGCTTTTACCAAGATTGTGGTGGTCACTACCTAAATTTACCCCTGTCGGTCAATGCTAATGTTGGAAGTGCCTCCACCActgcctcctcttcttcctcctcctcctcctcctcctcctcctcctccccttcctcctccccttcccctctgccgtTACCCAGTTGTTCCCACCAGGTGGATTTTGATGTAGGCAGTGCGCCCATTTACAAGTGTGATGGCCAGATACCTGCCAACGAAATCTTTGTTACTAATGCCAGGCCACTTGGTGTTCAGGAAAAGGCCAAATTAAATGATGAGAAGGCAAATAATGACACCAACAGGGATGGCAGCCCCCTAAGCCATGAACCTGTGGGGAACGACCTTGCCTTTGAGTGCAAAGGCCAATTTTATGATTATTTGGAGACTGGCTATAATGAAAAAAACAGTGTAAGTGAGTCTTGGAAAAAGTCCTTAAGGAAAAAGGAGCCTCCACCAAGTAACAAACTGTGCTGCAGCAAAAGGAAGTGA